The Bradyrhizobium sp. CCGB01 genome segment AGCAGCGGACGCTCGGCAATCGAGACCGTGTCCGGCGTCTCCGTCGGCTCATCCGAGGTCCCCGTCACCTTGTCCACGATCGGAAAGCGCATCGGCCGCGTGCGCCCGTCCATCGAGCCGAGCCGGGGCACGGCGGCGAGCAACGCGCGCGTATACGGATGCGAGGGCGCGGCGAAGATGCGCGACGTAGCGTCAGTCTCCACCGCCTGCCCGCCATACATCACCACGGTGCGGTCGGCGATCTCGGCGACCACGCCCATGTCGTGGGTGATGAAGAGGATCGACATCCCCTCCTCCTGCTGAAGCTCCTTCAGCAGCTCCAGGATCTGAGCCTGGATGGTGACGTCGAGTGCCGTGGTCGGCTCGTCGGCGATCAGCAGCTTCGGCTTGCAGGCCAGCGCCATCGCGATCATGACACGCTGGCGCATGCCGCCGGAGAAACGGTGCGGATGCTCGTGGAAGCGGAATTTCGCCGCCGGAATGCGGACGCGATCAAGCAGGCGGATGGTCTCGGCCTCCGCCGCCGCGCGCGAGAGGCCGCGATGCTGGATCAGCGCTTCGGCGATCTGGAAGCCGATGGTGAGCACCGGATTGAGGCTCGTCATCGGCTCCTGGAAGATCATGGCGACGTCGTTGCCGCGGATGTCCTTCATATCGGCTTCGGGCAGCGTCAGCAGATCGCGACCCGCCAGCGTAACGCGCCCCTCGATGCGGCCGCTCTCCTTCGGCACGAGACGCATGATCGACAGCGCGGTGACGCTCTTGCCCGAACCGGACTCGCCGACGATCGCCACGGTCTCGCGCGGCGCGATGTCGAACGAGACGTTGCGGACGACAGGGATCCATTCCCTTTCGCGCGCGAACGACGTGGTGAGGCCCGTGACCGACAGCACCGGGGCCTGCGCGGCGGCGATGACGTGATCAGGTCTGCTTGCGCCGGTGCTCATGCGATTGCCCTAATAGCCGCGCGTACGATCGACGCGCCCCGGCAGCTCTTCGCCGCGGCGGTGGCGTTCGATGACGTCGAGCACGAAATCGACGGCCGTATCGGGCGTCGTCATGCTGGCATTGTGCGGCGTCAGCAGGATGCGCGGGTGGCTCCAGAACGGATGTCCCGCAGGCAGCGGCTCGGGATCGGCGACGTCGAGGACGGCGCCTGACAACGCGCCGCTGTCGAGCGCCGCGAGGAAATCGGCTTCGACGAGATGCGGGCCACGCCCGACATTGACGAGGGACGCGCCGCGCGGCAGGCGCGCGAACAGGTCGGCGTTGAGAATGCCGCGGGTCTCATCGGTCAGCGGCAGCAGGCAGACGAGGATGTCGGCCTGCGCGAGGAATTCCGGCAACGCCTCCGCACCGGCGTAGCAGGTGACGCCCTCGATCTCGCGCAGCGAACGATTCCAGCCGAGCAGCGGGAAGTCGAACGCCCTGAGCCGTTCGAGCACGGCATGGCCGAGCTGGCCCAGCCCCATCACGCCGACACGCCGCCGCTTCGCCGGCGTGATCCGGATCTCGCGCCAGACCTGCTCCTTCTGCTGGCTGATGAAGTGCAGGAGATCGCGATGCAGCCCGAGCACCGCCATGGTGACGTATTCCACCATGGTCTCGGCGATGCCGGGCTCCAGCATGCGCACCAGCGGAATGTGCGCCGGAACTTTCGTGGTATCGAACTGGTCCACGCCCGCGCCGACCGAGAAGACCAGCTCGAGGTTGGGGAATGTCGTCGCGATGTCGTCAGGCGGCACCCATGCCACCAGATAACGAACATCGGCGGGATCGCCGATGTCGGGCCAAAGGCGGAACGGCACATTGGGCGCGCGCTCGGCGAAGAAGGTCGCCCATTCCGCGCCGCGCACCATGTTGGCCTTGTAGAGAACCGTCATGCCGCCCTCAGAACGGGCTGACCGGCGCGAGGCGCCGGCCGTCGATCATGCGCTTGTGGCTGTAGGCCGCGGGATCGACCAGCGGCGTCGCGCCGGTCACGATGTCGGCGGCGAGTTTGCCGGCCGCGGGTCCAATACCAAAACCATGGCCGGAGAAGCCGGTCGCGAGGAAGAAGCCCGGCAGGGCATCGACCGGCGAGATCACCGGGATGGTGTCCGGCGTGCAGTCGATCGTGCCGCCCCAGGCCTCCGCGATCTCGATGTCCTTCAGTTCGGGGTTCGACTTGATCAGCGAGGCCAGCGCCGCATTGACCAGCGACATGTCAGGCTCGGGATCGCGCACACGCTCGGTCTCGAACGGCGACGGCTTGTCGAAGCTCCAGCTCGTGCCGCGCACGATCTGGTCGAAGAACGACTTGCCGAACGACAGTTTCAGCCCGTTCTTGCGATGCAAGTAGGTCGGCCAGAAGGTGCGGGCATAGCGGAACAGGTCGGGTGACAGCTCGACCGTGCCGCGGTTGCGCAGCGCCAGCGTGAATCCGCCGTCGAGGCGGCGGCGGATGCAATAGAAGTCGGTGCCGAGCGCGCCGGACGTGATTTCCGGTCCCGGCGTCGTCCGGCACGCGGTGGCGTTGACGAGACCGATCGGCAGCTCGATGCCGTGACGGCGACAGAACAGCGACGACCACGCGCCGCCCGACAGCAGCACGGACTGGGTGCGGATCGTCCCCTTCTCGGTGACGACGGCGCTAACCTTTCCTCCGGTCGTTTCCAGCCCACGCGCGGCGCAGCCCTGATGGATGGTGACGCCGTGTTTTCGCGCGGCAGTGGCAAGCGCGGGCACCGCCATCGACGGTTCGGCGCGGCCATCGCTCGGCGTGTGCAGGCCGCCGACCCATTTCTCGGCATTACCGGGCACGCGCTCGGCGACTTCCGCCGGCGTCAGGACTGTCGAGTGCACCTGCATCTCGCGCGCCGTCGCGGCCCATCGCTCCCAGCTGGCAAGCTCGTCCTTGCTTTTGGTCAGGAACAGAACGCCGGTGCGGCGGAAGCCGGCATCGACACCGGCATCGTTCTGCATGTCCTCCCACAGCCGCAGCGCCTCACGGGCGAGCGGAATCTCCTCGCGGGCGCGGCCCTGCTGGCGGCACCAGCCCCAATTGCGGCTCGACTGCTCGCCGCCGACATGGCCCTTCTCGACGAGAGCGACGGAGAGGCCCTTCCTCGCGAGATGATAGGCCGCGGAGACACCGATGACGCCGCCGCCGATGACGACGACGTCCACCTGCGCCGGCAGGCGTTCGTCGCTGTTTATACGGGTGAGCGGCGGGGACATGGGGCACTCCTGGACTTCAGTTCGATCGAGTTCTTGCTCGTCATGGGATGTTCATCCGCGGATCGAGCGCGTCGCGCAGTCCGTCACCGAGGAAGTTGAAGCTCGTCACCGCGAGCGTGATGGCGAGGCCCGGCGCGATCGCGAGCCACGGCGCGCTGGTGAGATAGATCTGCGCATTGTTGAGCATGTTGCCCCAGCTCGCGGCCGGCGGCTGGATGCCGTACCCGAGATAGCTGACATAGGATTCGAGCAAAATCGCCTTGGCGACGTTCAGCGTTGCCGCGACCACGATCGGCGCGATCGCATTGGGCACGAGCTCGCGGAACATGATCCGCAGGTTCGACGAGCCGAACGCAAGTGCGGCGACCGCAAACTCACGTTCGCGCAGCGATCGGACCTGGGCCTCGACGACGCGGGCAACAGCCATCCACGCGGTCGCCGCGATCAGCACTGTCGTTGTGATCAGGCCGGGCTCGGTGAGCGCCGCCAGCGCGAGCAGCAGGAAGATCGTCGGGAAGCACAGCACGGCGTCGACCAGCCGCATCAGGACCGCGCCGACCACACCGCCATAGAAGCCGGCGAAAGCGCCGACGGCGATGCCGACCGCCATCGCGATCACCATCGCGACGATGCCGATCGAGAGCGAGACCCGACCACCCATCATCAGCCGCGCCAGCACGTCGCGGCCGAGTTCGTCGGTGCCGAGAATGTGCGCGCCCGACAGCGGCGGCGCGAACCGCTTCATGATGTCGATATAGGTGTCATCGA includes the following:
- a CDS encoding ABC transporter ATP-binding protein, with the translated sequence MSTGASRPDHVIAAAQAPVLSVTGLTTSFAREREWIPVVRNVSFDIAPRETVAIVGESGSGKSVTALSIMRLVPKESGRIEGRVTLAGRDLLTLPEADMKDIRGNDVAMIFQEPMTSLNPVLTIGFQIAEALIQHRGLSRAAAEAETIRLLDRVRIPAAKFRFHEHPHRFSGGMRQRVMIAMALACKPKLLIADEPTTALDVTIQAQILELLKELQQEEGMSILFITHDMGVVAEIADRTVVMYGGQAVETDATSRIFAAPSHPYTRALLAAVPRLGSMDGRTRPMRFPIVDKVTGTSDEPTETPDTVSIAERPLLEVAGLTTRFPIRSGLFGKVSGRVHAVESISFTLRAGETLALVGESGCGKSTTGRSILKLTEPDSGTVLIDGQDVLTMNGRTLRDFRKHMQIVFQDPFASLNPRMSVGTAIAAPLLANGLATASQARDKVADLLVRVGLTADMAARFPHEFSGGQRQRICIARALALGPKLIVADEAVSALDVSVKAQVVNLMLDLQASMGLAYLFISHDIAVVERMSHRVAVMYLGEIVETGPRAAVFGNPQHPYTRKLMAAVPVPDPARRGTRREASNDEIRSPVRAPDYQPPVRQYREVSPGHVVQVWGEEWQA
- a CDS encoding glyoxylate/hydroxypyruvate reductase A, which encodes MTVLYKANMVRGAEWATFFAERAPNVPFRLWPDIGDPADVRYLVAWVPPDDIATTFPNLELVFSVGAGVDQFDTTKVPAHIPLVRMLEPGIAETMVEYVTMAVLGLHRDLLHFISQQKEQVWREIRITPAKRRRVGVMGLGQLGHAVLERLRAFDFPLLGWNRSLREIEGVTCYAGAEALPEFLAQADILVCLLPLTDETRGILNADLFARLPRGASLVNVGRGPHLVEADFLAALDSGALSGAVLDVADPEPLPAGHPFWSHPRILLTPHNASMTTPDTAVDFVLDVIERHRRGEELPGRVDRTRGY
- a CDS encoding FAD-binding oxidoreductase; translated protein: MSPPLTRINSDERLPAQVDVVVIGGGVIGVSAAYHLARKGLSVALVEKGHVGGEQSSRNWGWCRQQGRAREEIPLAREALRLWEDMQNDAGVDAGFRRTGVLFLTKSKDELASWERWAATAREMQVHSTVLTPAEVAERVPGNAEKWVGGLHTPSDGRAEPSMAVPALATAARKHGVTIHQGCAARGLETTGGKVSAVVTEKGTIRTQSVLLSGGAWSSLFCRRHGIELPIGLVNATACRTTPGPEITSGALGTDFYCIRRRLDGGFTLALRNRGTVELSPDLFRYARTFWPTYLHRKNGLKLSFGKSFFDQIVRGTSWSFDKPSPFETERVRDPEPDMSLVNAALASLIKSNPELKDIEIAEAWGGTIDCTPDTIPVISPVDALPGFFLATGFSGHGFGIGPAAGKLAADIVTGATPLVDPAAYSHKRMIDGRRLAPVSPF
- a CDS encoding ABC transporter permease, whose protein sequence is MTTATLSTVQLAPGQAAWRRFRRHRLALAGAVIILVLVLGSAFGPYLLPFDDTYIDIMKRFAPPLSGAHILGTDELGRDVLARLMMGGRVSLSIGIVAMVIAMAVGIAVGAFAGFYGGVVGAVLMRLVDAVLCFPTIFLLLALAALTEPGLITTTVLIAATAWMAVARVVEAQVRSLREREFAVAALAFGSSNLRIMFRELVPNAIAPIVVAATLNVAKAILLESYVSYLGYGIQPPAASWGNMLNNAQIYLTSAPWLAIAPGLAITLAVTSFNFLGDGLRDALDPRMNIP